From Trueperella pecoris, a single genomic window includes:
- a CDS encoding MarR family winged helix-turn-helix transcriptional regulator, with amino-acid sequence MYKHDEVDDVVAAWHTQRPDFDVAPLEIFSRFLRVNRHFSKVRRSVYAKHGLETWEFEMLAALRRDPNHVLTAGQLMKDTFVSSGTITNRIDRMQESGLVTRKSAPDDGRVVQVSATKKGLNAVDNAMGELLQVEREILAQFDSEQNERAAEYLRQVLITLSERHEGAPPKKASKKRAAG; translated from the coding sequence ATGTACAAACACGATGAAGTGGACGACGTCGTCGCAGCCTGGCACACCCAGCGACCCGACTTTGACGTAGCGCCGCTCGAAATCTTCTCGCGATTCCTCCGCGTCAACCGGCACTTTTCGAAAGTGCGCCGATCGGTGTACGCCAAGCACGGCCTCGAAACGTGGGAGTTTGAGATGCTCGCCGCTCTGCGCCGCGACCCCAACCACGTCCTCACTGCCGGCCAACTCATGAAGGACACGTTCGTATCTTCCGGCACCATCACCAACCGCATCGACCGCATGCAGGAAAGCGGCCTGGTGACGCGCAAGTCCGCGCCCGACGACGGGCGAGTCGTCCAGGTTAGCGCTACCAAGAAGGGGCTGAACGCGGTTGACAATGCGATGGGTGAGCTCCTGCAGGTCGAGCGTGAGATTCTTGCCCAATTCGACTCCGAGCAAAACGAGCGCGCCGCCGAGTACCTGCGCCAGGTCCTCATCACGCTCTCGGAGCGCCACGAGGGGGCGCCGCCGAAGAAGGCGTCCAAGAAGCGCGCCGCCGGCTGA
- a CDS encoding ABC transporter permease has translation MLIHVIKREFMTMARSKAMIISIAVMTVLILGAGLAGRYFLSDDPNAEAPTAPIIAVDESAQAYLPYLETAAAGTGITTEVIGAGTAEDYLRQRYESDADGYAVVLVKEGEVPSVVVEGDGTRRVNPVVAATINTAASAQLMESKGATLAASDYAQLASSVDVTPRFVSFDRGNLMMNDPIGYITSLVGMMVMFMMIMLGITTIGNGVVQEKSSRVVEILLTTIRPRTLLLGKVIGIGVFLLLQFAVLIAAALVAVKIAGVELELNLGGYLGWMVLWMVLGFFFYAMVMGAFSSLATRQEDLSAVTTPVSMGMLVPFYLALFLVPNAPDSTWTKILSAIPGLSPFMMPVRQAYKAVSTPEMLLAAALGVIAIPLVAMLAGKIYSNSILHTGKRLSIMQAFRVRQ, from the coding sequence ATGCTTATTCACGTCATCAAGCGCGAGTTCATGACTATGGCTCGCTCCAAGGCAATGATCATCTCGATCGCCGTCATGACCGTCCTCATTCTTGGCGCGGGTCTCGCCGGCCGATACTTCCTCTCCGACGATCCGAATGCGGAGGCGCCAACGGCGCCTATCATCGCCGTCGACGAGTCGGCGCAGGCCTACCTGCCCTACCTCGAAACCGCGGCTGCCGGCACCGGGATCACCACCGAAGTCATCGGCGCGGGCACGGCCGAGGACTACCTCCGCCAGCGTTACGAATCGGACGCCGATGGCTACGCCGTCGTCCTTGTCAAAGAAGGCGAGGTTCCGAGCGTCGTCGTCGAGGGCGATGGCACGCGCAGGGTGAACCCCGTCGTCGCCGCCACGATCAACACGGCCGCGAGCGCACAGCTCATGGAGTCCAAGGGCGCCACGCTTGCCGCGTCCGACTACGCGCAGCTGGCCTCCTCGGTCGACGTCACGCCACGATTCGTCTCCTTCGACCGCGGCAACCTGATGATGAACGACCCCATCGGATACATTACGTCGCTGGTGGGCATGATGGTCATGTTCATGATGATCATGCTCGGCATCACCACCATCGGCAACGGCGTGGTACAAGAAAAGTCCTCGCGCGTGGTGGAGATCCTGCTGACCACGATCCGGCCGCGCACCCTGTTGCTCGGCAAAGTGATCGGCATCGGGGTCTTCCTACTCCTTCAGTTCGCGGTCCTCATCGCTGCGGCACTTGTGGCCGTGAAGATCGCCGGAGTCGAGCTCGAACTCAACTTGGGCGGCTACCTAGGCTGGATGGTCCTGTGGATGGTTCTGGGCTTCTTCTTCTACGCGATGGTGATGGGCGCATTCTCCTCCCTCGCCACCCGCCAAGAGGACCTCAGCGCAGTCACCACCCCGGTGTCGATGGGAATGCTCGTGCCGTTCTACCTTGCGCTCTTCCTGGTTCCCAACGCCCCGGATTCGACCTGGACGAAGATTCTCTCCGCAATTCCGGGCCTCAGCCCGTTCATGATGCCCGTCCGCCAAGCCTACAAGGCCGTCAGCACACCCGAAATGCTGCTCGCAGCGGCACTCGGCGTCATCGCCATTCCACTCGTGGCCATGCTGGCGGGCAAGATCTATTCCAACTCGATCCTGCATACGGGCAAGCGTCTATCCATCATGCAGGCCTTCCGAGTCCGCCAGTAG
- a CDS encoding ABC transporter ATP-binding protein: MSLEIKELRKAFGKTQALDGMDFTVHPGEVYGFVGSNGAGKTTTMRIVLGILNADSGDVLNNGKALTFADRQHFGYMPEERGLYPKMKVGEQLIYFAKLHGLSDVDARKAMEYWTERLGVHMRRGDEVQALSLGNQQRVQLAAALVHDPSILVLDEPFSGLDPLAVADMSAVLREKAASGATVVFSSHQLDLVERLCDRVGIASLGKIAAEGTIDHLRESGSDVVIEIEAPDAVATANALRQLGLSPDSDSHHVVRAKLPAGMDDQEVLHAALSAGPVHSFTRVRPSLTDLFGSIVQIPAPQPAEDHKKSRFSLFGGKK; encoded by the coding sequence ATGAGTCTCGAGATCAAAGAACTAAGGAAGGCCTTCGGTAAAACGCAGGCACTAGACGGAATGGACTTCACGGTCCACCCCGGCGAGGTGTATGGCTTCGTCGGGTCAAACGGCGCCGGCAAGACGACGACGATGCGCATCGTTCTCGGCATCCTGAACGCGGACTCGGGTGACGTGCTCAACAATGGCAAGGCGCTGACATTCGCCGACCGGCAGCACTTCGGGTACATGCCCGAGGAGCGTGGCCTTTACCCGAAGATGAAGGTCGGCGAGCAGCTGATCTACTTCGCTAAGCTTCACGGCCTTTCTGATGTCGATGCCCGCAAGGCGATGGAGTATTGGACCGAACGCCTCGGCGTTCACATGCGTCGCGGCGACGAGGTCCAGGCCCTCTCCCTGGGTAACCAGCAACGCGTCCAGCTTGCCGCCGCCCTCGTCCACGATCCGTCGATCCTCGTGCTCGACGAGCCCTTCTCCGGCCTCGACCCCCTCGCTGTCGCCGACATGAGCGCCGTACTGCGAGAGAAGGCCGCCAGCGGTGCCACCGTCGTCTTTTCCTCCCACCAGCTCGACCTCGTCGAGCGTCTCTGCGACCGCGTCGGGATCGCCTCGCTGGGCAAGATCGCCGCAGAGGGAACCATTGACCACCTGCGCGAGTCCGGCTCTGACGTCGTGATCGAGATTGAGGCTCCCGACGCCGTCGCCACGGCTAACGCTCTCCGCCAACTTGGTCTTTCGCCCGATTCCGACTCGCATCACGTCGTTCGCGCTAAGCTACCTGCCGGTATGGACGACCAGGAAGTTCTCCATGCCGCGCTTTCCGCCGGCCCTGTCCACAGCTTCACCCGGGTGCGCCCGTCGTTGACGGACCTCTTCGGTAGCATCGTGCAGATCCCCGCACCCCAGCCCGCCGAGGACCACAAGAAAAGCCGATTCTCCCTGTTTGGAGGCAAGAAGTAA
- a CDS encoding TetR/AcrR family transcriptional regulator — MLNEPESSNHRPKRSRMTRVQRREQLISIGRRLFAAHGFDAVSVEEVASAAGVSKPVIYEHFGGKEGLYQVIVDRETTALNELLQDKMRVDLRPREALEGSILALLDYIEVNPDGFGLMVHQSPDVISGSQFSTIMSDMGDYLTELLGPYFDHLGFDADTAPMYAQMLAGTVGTMGQIWANEKTPSKEVLAAHLVNLIWNGLHGLEREPRLELPLS, encoded by the coding sequence ATGTTGAATGAGCCTGAATCCTCCAATCATCGCCCGAAGCGCTCGAGAATGACGCGTGTTCAGCGTCGCGAACAGTTAATCAGCATTGGCCGCCGCCTGTTTGCCGCGCACGGCTTCGACGCCGTCTCCGTCGAGGAAGTCGCGAGCGCGGCGGGCGTGTCCAAGCCGGTGATCTACGAGCATTTCGGCGGCAAAGAGGGCCTCTACCAGGTCATCGTGGATCGCGAGACGACCGCGCTCAACGAGCTCCTCCAGGACAAGATGCGCGTCGACCTTCGCCCGCGCGAAGCGCTTGAGGGCTCCATACTCGCCCTGCTCGATTACATCGAGGTCAATCCTGACGGTTTTGGGCTCATGGTTCACCAGTCGCCGGATGTCATTTCGGGCTCACAGTTTTCCACGATCATGTCCGACATGGGCGACTACCTGACCGAGCTCCTAGGCCCCTATTTCGACCATCTCGGCTTCGACGCCGACACGGCGCCGATGTACGCACAGATGCTCGCCGGGACAGTGGGCACGATGGGGCAGATATGGGCCAACGAGAAGACGCCGAGCAAGGAAGTCCTCGCGGCGCACCTCGTCAACCTCATCTGGAATGGCCTCCACGGCCTCGAGCGCGAGCCGCGGCTAGAGTTGCCGCTCAGCTAG
- a CDS encoding NTP transferase domain-containing protein, with amino-acid sequence MAALTAAIVLAAGKGTRIKSSIPKVLLPMNGRSLVGHVNDAVVGAGAEHLVFVVRHERQMVAEHISSINPDAVIADQDEIKGTGRAAWCGLQGLPADIEGSVLIMAGDSPMFTSETLAALSEAHACGDNAVTVLSTVVADPTGYGRIVRDGLGNVVGIVEHKDATEAQRNIREIGTSTYVFDIAFLRESLDNLDTNNSQGEMYLTDVVARAHQLGKGVGSFVLEDSLQAEGVNDLVQLAGLRAEKNRRIMEAWMRSGVAIVDPATTHIDVDVTLEPDAVVEPGTILRGTTHVAAFAVVGPNSELDSVNVGERAVVAHTVASGVEVEAGEVVSPFSILTNKK; translated from the coding sequence ATGGCCGCACTCACCGCAGCAATCGTCCTTGCTGCTGGCAAAGGCACGCGTATCAAGTCATCGATTCCGAAGGTGCTGTTGCCGATGAACGGCCGTTCCCTTGTGGGTCATGTGAATGACGCCGTTGTGGGCGCTGGCGCTGAACACTTGGTTTTCGTTGTGCGCCATGAGCGTCAGATGGTTGCCGAGCATATCTCGAGCATCAACCCTGATGCCGTCATTGCTGATCAGGATGAGATCAAGGGCACTGGTCGAGCCGCGTGGTGTGGCTTGCAGGGGCTGCCCGCCGATATTGAGGGGTCCGTCCTCATCATGGCCGGCGATTCGCCCATGTTCACCTCCGAAACCCTCGCGGCGCTTTCTGAGGCTCATGCTTGCGGCGATAATGCCGTGACGGTGCTCTCCACGGTTGTTGCGGACCCGACCGGCTACGGCCGCATCGTGCGTGACGGGCTGGGCAACGTCGTCGGGATCGTCGAACACAAGGACGCCACCGAGGCCCAGCGTAACATTCGCGAAATTGGCACCTCCACCTACGTCTTCGACATTGCGTTCCTGCGCGAGAGCCTCGACAACCTCGACACGAACAATTCTCAGGGCGAAATGTATCTCACCGACGTCGTCGCCAGGGCTCACCAGCTCGGCAAGGGCGTCGGATCTTTCGTTCTCGAAGATTCTCTCCAAGCGGAGGGCGTGAACGACCTCGTTCAGCTCGCTGGCCTGCGCGCCGAGAAGAACCGTCGCATCATGGAGGCGTGGATGCGCTCCGGAGTCGCCATCGTCGACCCGGCGACGACGCACATCGACGTCGACGTCACGCTCGAGCCCGACGCCGTCGTTGAACCCGGCACCATCTTGCGTGGCACGACGCACGTGGCGGCGTTTGCCGTCGTCGGCCCGAATTCCGAACTCGACTCCGTCAACGTTGGCGAGCGCGCCGTCGTCGCACACACGGTGGCATCCGGCGTCGAGGTCGAGGCGGGCGAGGTTGTCTCGCCATTCAGCATACTTACCAACAAAAAGTAA